A DNA window from Arachis hypogaea cultivar Tifrunner chromosome 18, arahy.Tifrunner.gnm2.J5K5, whole genome shotgun sequence contains the following coding sequences:
- the LOC112771541 gene encoding protein FAR1-RELATED SEQUENCE 5 isoform X2 produces the protein MFGFAIMVLLTFLQEALFDLGTDREVVVGDLDCNNEGASVGYVDMGGLRSEDVLLMEFNTPEEARGFYNNYSRIKGFATRQGKKVRNIVGDIVRYTFVCNREGFREKKWLEKTDRKREHKVVTRCGCVAEMRIKRKDGCGKWYVSRFTDEHNHELLPGKFVDFLRSHRKISEVEIAHLTSMRDIGISIPKIYESFAAQLGGFNMVTFTKQDMYNEVRRQRALQDGDVNAAIRFLDGVGRVDGKMFWRHRLGPGQHLCDLFWSDGRSQYDYGVFGDVLAFDATYGRNKYNLPVVVFSGVNHHNQTCVFATALVSCESQESYVWVLEQFLECMGGVAPKSVITDGDPAMRIAIQRIFPTAHHRLCAWHLLRNATSNICDPRFTQLFKHCMLADIEIDEFEVMWEAMVEECGVREVEWVQELYRKKYSWATAYIRGRFFAGIRTTSRCESLHAKLGRFVESRYGVIEFVTNFQRCVDFLRDNEDEMEFRSCYGTPVLQTQFIELEKFGATRFTREMFWRYRESLNRCVRVRINACVEIEGGQTFTVQKYRKPGMTWQVKHENTTNTFTCSCLRMESFGLPCVHILAVLVQLDAVVIPDTLVLRRWSKTAKIDMDLEKFRCPSGEPSTIYRTRLGAFSQLCKRLGRVACMSDEDFKDISQKVVNDTLSLEMKYGLRVDNPVSNEPQRGGVKDPVRVRTKGTGRGNQASPSTGRKRRKCSSCGGLGHRRTRCPGVGASGTTGVELHEVAGTSAQPVPADDPPEQRRSGKRTCNLSETYPSSHDEDTNPLINIYDCLVDSNRKKNKIVKE, from the exons ATGTTTGGTTTTGCCATCATGGTCTTGTTGACCTTTTTGCAGGAAGCCTTGTTTGACCTGGGCACTGACCGTGAAGTTGTGGTTGGAGATTTGGACTGCAATAATGAGGGGGCGTCGGTTGGATATGTAGATATGGGTGGGCTTAGATCGGAAGACGTTCTTCTAATGGAATTTAACACGCCTGAGGAGGCAAGAGGTTTCTATAATAACTATAGCCGCATTAAGGGGTTTGCAACAAGACAAGGAAAGAAGGTAAGAAATATTGTCGGAGACATTGTGAGGTATACTTTTGTCTGCAACAGAGAGGGGTTCAGAGAGAAGAAATGGTTGGAGAAGACTGATAGAAAGAGGGAGCATAAAGTGGTAACTCGCTGTGGTTGTGTGGCCGAGATGAGGATTAAGAGGAAAGACGGTTGCGGAAAGTGGTATGTCTCGCGATTTACCGATGAGCACAATCATGAGCTTCTGCCGGGAAAGTTTGTTGATTTCTTGAGATCACACAGGAAAATTTCAGAGGTTGAGATTGCTCATTTAACCAGCATGCGGGATATAGGAATTAGCATTCCGAAGATCTATGAATCGTTTGCAGCCCAGCTTGGTGGCTTCAACATGGTCACGTTTACGAAGCAAGATATGTATAACGAGGTGAGGAGACAAAGAGCATTGCAGGATGGAGATGTAAATGCGGCCATTCGGTTCCTAGATGGTGTTGGTCGTGTTGATGGGAAGATGTTTTGGAGGCATAGATTGGGTCCTGGACAACACTTGTGCGACTTGTTTTGGAGTGATGGGCGCAGTCAGTATGATTATGGGGTATTTGGTGATGTGCTGGCATTCGATGCGACCTACGGGAGGAACAAATATAATCTACCCGTAGTGGTATTTTCCGGGGTTAACCATCACAACCAGACGTGCGTATTTGCCACGGCTTTAGTGTCATGCGAGTCACAGGAATCTTATGTTTGGGTGCTTGAACAATTTTTGGAGTGCATGGGGGGTGTAGCACCTAAGTCGGTAATCACCGACGGGGATCCAGCAATGCGCATAGCTATTCAAAGGATTTTTCCTACTGCTCATCACCGGTTGTGCGCGTGGCATCTTCTTCGGAATGCGACGTCAAATATTTGTGACCCACGATTCACGCAACTTTTTAAGCATTGCATGTTGGCAGACATCGAGATAGACGAATTTGAGGTGATGTGGGAGGCAATGGTTGAGGAGTGTGGCGTGAGGGAGGTTGAATGGGTACAGGAGTTGTATAGGAAGAAGTATTCATGGGCAACTGCTTATATTAGAGGAAGATTCTTTGCGGGGATTAGAACAACTTCTCGGTGCGAGTCTTTGCATGCCAAACTGGGACGGTTTGTGGAAAGCAGGTATGGCGTGATTGAATTTGTGACGAACTTCCAGAGGTGTGTGGATTTTCTTAGAGACAATGAGGATGAGATGGAATTCCGTTCGTGCTACGGGACTCCGGTCTTGCAAACTCAGTTCATAGAGTTAGAGAAGTTTGGTGCGACACGATTCACGCGGGAGATGTTTTGGAGATATCGTGAGTCGCTAAATCGGTGTGTGCGGGTGAGGATAAACGCTTGTGTTGAGATAGAAGGTGGCCAAACTTTCACTGTCCAGAAGTACCGCAAACCAGGAATGACATGGCAGGTTAAGCACGAGAATACAACGAACACCTTCACGTGCTCCTGTCTGAGAATGGAGTCCTTTGGGCTCCCATGTGTACATATACTAGCTGTTCTGGTGCAGCTTGATGCTGTCGTTATTCCTGATACCCTCGTGCTGCGACGGTGGTCGAAGACAGCAAAGATCGACATGGATCTGGAGAAGTTCCGGTGTCCGTCTGGGGAACCGTCGACAATTTACCGTACTAGGTTGGGTGCATTCTCACAATTGTGTAAGAGGCTCGGAAGGGTTGCTTGCATGAGCGATGAGGACTTCAAGGACATTTCGCAGAAGGTTGTGAACGACACGTTATCTTTGGAAATGAAGTATGGACTTCGAGTGGACAATCCCGTGTCAAATGAACCGCAACGAGGAGGAGTTAAGGATCCAGTTCGTGTGAGAACCAAAGGGACTGGACGTGGCAATCAAGCGTCTCCATCAACCGGTAGGAAGCGACGGAAATGCAGCAGCTGCGGAGGATTGGGCCATCGAAGGACTAGGTGCCCAGGTGTGGGTGCATCAGGGACAACCGGCGTTGAACTTCATGAAGTGGCAGGCACTAGCGCCCAACCGGTTCCG GCAGATGATCCGCCGGAGCAGAGAAGGTCAGGAAAAAGGACATGCAACCTTTCGGAAACCTATCCCAG CTCCCATGATGAAGACACCAACCCATTGATTAATATTTATGACTGCTTGGTGGACAGcaacaggaagaaaaacaaaattgtaaaagaatga
- the LOC112771541 gene encoding protein FAR1-RELATED SEQUENCE 5 isoform X1: protein MTSSSSKAEDPWKWNVAMVEMFSQAQTDYADEGEALFDLGTDREVVVGDLDCNNEGASVGYVDMGGLRSEDVLLMEFNTPEEARGFYNNYSRIKGFATRQGKKVRNIVGDIVRYTFVCNREGFREKKWLEKTDRKREHKVVTRCGCVAEMRIKRKDGCGKWYVSRFTDEHNHELLPGKFVDFLRSHRKISEVEIAHLTSMRDIGISIPKIYESFAAQLGGFNMVTFTKQDMYNEVRRQRALQDGDVNAAIRFLDGVGRVDGKMFWRHRLGPGQHLCDLFWSDGRSQYDYGVFGDVLAFDATYGRNKYNLPVVVFSGVNHHNQTCVFATALVSCESQESYVWVLEQFLECMGGVAPKSVITDGDPAMRIAIQRIFPTAHHRLCAWHLLRNATSNICDPRFTQLFKHCMLADIEIDEFEVMWEAMVEECGVREVEWVQELYRKKYSWATAYIRGRFFAGIRTTSRCESLHAKLGRFVESRYGVIEFVTNFQRCVDFLRDNEDEMEFRSCYGTPVLQTQFIELEKFGATRFTREMFWRYRESLNRCVRVRINACVEIEGGQTFTVQKYRKPGMTWQVKHENTTNTFTCSCLRMESFGLPCVHILAVLVQLDAVVIPDTLVLRRWSKTAKIDMDLEKFRCPSGEPSTIYRTRLGAFSQLCKRLGRVACMSDEDFKDISQKVVNDTLSLEMKYGLRVDNPVSNEPQRGGVKDPVRVRTKGTGRGNQASPSTGRKRRKCSSCGGLGHRRTRCPGVGASGTTGVELHEVAGTSAQPVPADDPPEQRRSGKRTCNLSETYPSSHDEDTNPLINIYDCLVDSNRKKNKIVKE from the exons ATGACATCGAGTAGCAGCAAGGCGGAAGACCCGTGGAAATGGAACGTGGCGATGGTCGAGATGTTTTCGCAGGCGCAAACCGATTATGCAGACGAGGGG GAAGCCTTGTTTGACCTGGGCACTGACCGTGAAGTTGTGGTTGGAGATTTGGACTGCAATAATGAGGGGGCGTCGGTTGGATATGTAGATATGGGTGGGCTTAGATCGGAAGACGTTCTTCTAATGGAATTTAACACGCCTGAGGAGGCAAGAGGTTTCTATAATAACTATAGCCGCATTAAGGGGTTTGCAACAAGACAAGGAAAGAAGGTAAGAAATATTGTCGGAGACATTGTGAGGTATACTTTTGTCTGCAACAGAGAGGGGTTCAGAGAGAAGAAATGGTTGGAGAAGACTGATAGAAAGAGGGAGCATAAAGTGGTAACTCGCTGTGGTTGTGTGGCCGAGATGAGGATTAAGAGGAAAGACGGTTGCGGAAAGTGGTATGTCTCGCGATTTACCGATGAGCACAATCATGAGCTTCTGCCGGGAAAGTTTGTTGATTTCTTGAGATCACACAGGAAAATTTCAGAGGTTGAGATTGCTCATTTAACCAGCATGCGGGATATAGGAATTAGCATTCCGAAGATCTATGAATCGTTTGCAGCCCAGCTTGGTGGCTTCAACATGGTCACGTTTACGAAGCAAGATATGTATAACGAGGTGAGGAGACAAAGAGCATTGCAGGATGGAGATGTAAATGCGGCCATTCGGTTCCTAGATGGTGTTGGTCGTGTTGATGGGAAGATGTTTTGGAGGCATAGATTGGGTCCTGGACAACACTTGTGCGACTTGTTTTGGAGTGATGGGCGCAGTCAGTATGATTATGGGGTATTTGGTGATGTGCTGGCATTCGATGCGACCTACGGGAGGAACAAATATAATCTACCCGTAGTGGTATTTTCCGGGGTTAACCATCACAACCAGACGTGCGTATTTGCCACGGCTTTAGTGTCATGCGAGTCACAGGAATCTTATGTTTGGGTGCTTGAACAATTTTTGGAGTGCATGGGGGGTGTAGCACCTAAGTCGGTAATCACCGACGGGGATCCAGCAATGCGCATAGCTATTCAAAGGATTTTTCCTACTGCTCATCACCGGTTGTGCGCGTGGCATCTTCTTCGGAATGCGACGTCAAATATTTGTGACCCACGATTCACGCAACTTTTTAAGCATTGCATGTTGGCAGACATCGAGATAGACGAATTTGAGGTGATGTGGGAGGCAATGGTTGAGGAGTGTGGCGTGAGGGAGGTTGAATGGGTACAGGAGTTGTATAGGAAGAAGTATTCATGGGCAACTGCTTATATTAGAGGAAGATTCTTTGCGGGGATTAGAACAACTTCTCGGTGCGAGTCTTTGCATGCCAAACTGGGACGGTTTGTGGAAAGCAGGTATGGCGTGATTGAATTTGTGACGAACTTCCAGAGGTGTGTGGATTTTCTTAGAGACAATGAGGATGAGATGGAATTCCGTTCGTGCTACGGGACTCCGGTCTTGCAAACTCAGTTCATAGAGTTAGAGAAGTTTGGTGCGACACGATTCACGCGGGAGATGTTTTGGAGATATCGTGAGTCGCTAAATCGGTGTGTGCGGGTGAGGATAAACGCTTGTGTTGAGATAGAAGGTGGCCAAACTTTCACTGTCCAGAAGTACCGCAAACCAGGAATGACATGGCAGGTTAAGCACGAGAATACAACGAACACCTTCACGTGCTCCTGTCTGAGAATGGAGTCCTTTGGGCTCCCATGTGTACATATACTAGCTGTTCTGGTGCAGCTTGATGCTGTCGTTATTCCTGATACCCTCGTGCTGCGACGGTGGTCGAAGACAGCAAAGATCGACATGGATCTGGAGAAGTTCCGGTGTCCGTCTGGGGAACCGTCGACAATTTACCGTACTAGGTTGGGTGCATTCTCACAATTGTGTAAGAGGCTCGGAAGGGTTGCTTGCATGAGCGATGAGGACTTCAAGGACATTTCGCAGAAGGTTGTGAACGACACGTTATCTTTGGAAATGAAGTATGGACTTCGAGTGGACAATCCCGTGTCAAATGAACCGCAACGAGGAGGAGTTAAGGATCCAGTTCGTGTGAGAACCAAAGGGACTGGACGTGGCAATCAAGCGTCTCCATCAACCGGTAGGAAGCGACGGAAATGCAGCAGCTGCGGAGGATTGGGCCATCGAAGGACTAGGTGCCCAGGTGTGGGTGCATCAGGGACAACCGGCGTTGAACTTCATGAAGTGGCAGGCACTAGCGCCCAACCGGTTCCG GCAGATGATCCGCCGGAGCAGAGAAGGTCAGGAAAAAGGACATGCAACCTTTCGGAAACCTATCCCAG CTCCCATGATGAAGACACCAACCCATTGATTAATATTTATGACTGCTTGGTGGACAGcaacaggaagaaaaacaaaattgtaaaagaatga